From Haloplasma contractile SSD-17B:
CCCAGGCTGTATGTTTAATCTTTACAGGCTATTTAGCCTATAAGGGTCAAATTAAAGTAGGTGACATTGCGATGTATCAAGGTTTTTTTGGTCAAATTATTGGGCAGGTCGCTGCAATCATTAACATTTATCCTCAACTAGCAAAGGGCTTTGAATCAATGAACTCTATTAGTGAAGTTGTACTAGCAGATGATGTTGAGGATAACCAAGGAAAACAAATAATTAGATCTGTAGAAGGAAGTTTTGAGTTTTGTAATGTTAATTTCAGCTATAATGAGTCAGAAGAACATGCAATAAAAGATTTTGATTTGAACGTAAAAAAAGGTGAAGTGATTGCGCTTGTTGGTGAATCGGGGGCAGGGAAGTCAACCATTTTAAATCTAATTATTGGATATAACAGACCAACGAATGGTCAAATACGAATTGATGGGCAAGATATGGCTAATATTGATTTAAGGACATATAGAAAATATATGTCAGTTGTTCCTCAGAATACGATTCTATTCTCAGGAACAATTCGCGATAATATTACCTATGGTTTAGGCAATGTGAGTGACGCTCAAATTAATTCTATTATTCAGATGGCTAACTTAACTGAATTTATTGATTCATTACCTGAGGGACTAGATACGCTTGTAAGTGAACAAGGTGGAAACTTATCAGGTGGACAAAAACAGCGTATTGCAATCGCAAGAGCCTTAATCAGAGATCCACGTATAATCATTTTAGATGAGGCGACATCTGCTCTTGATAATGTTTCTGAGTTCAAAGTCCAAAAAGCAATGGAGGAGTTAGTAAAGGGTAGAACCACTTTCATTGTTGCTCATCGTTTATCAACAATCAGACATGCAGATCGAATCGTAGTTATGAAAGATGGGGAACTCATTGAAATAGGTAATTATAAAGAATTATTAGATCAACGAGGAGAGTTCTTTAAACTGCACAACATTCATAACATGAATAATAAACTCGATTAATTAAAAAAAGTATTAGACTTTAGAGTTTAATACTTTTTTTTAGAGCTTATTCCATATCGAGTGTTGATATAGGAAAGACATGGTATAATAGTTATGAATCAATCGTATAACGATTCATGTGATTCTAATTATACAAGAGGTGGGATATAGTTATGAAAATTGACTTGCATTTACATTGCAAAGAACGATCAGGATGTAGCATAGCAACTGAAATCGAACAAATTGAAGCAGCAATCGGATACGGATTAGATGGAATCGTAATCACGGACCATGATAAATTGGTGCCTAAAGAGCATTTAAAAGAGCTGAACGATAAATATGCACCATTTAAAGTCTTTGGAGGAGTTGAAGTTACTACTGTTCCTAATGGTGATCATGTGCTGGTGATTGGTGTGACAGACGATGCCTTAGAGACTGAGGAGTGGACCTATGAACGATTATATAAGTTTGTAAAAACTCATAATGGATTTATTGCATTGTGCCATCCATACCGTTATGGGAATACAGTTAATATTGACATTGCGACGTTTGTACCAGATGCAATTGAAATTCATTCAACGAACATAGGAGTAGACGACACACCCAGAATAGAAACACTAGCAAAAAGGCTAGGGTGTAAGCTTATTGCTAATTCAGATTCGCATCATACAAAAGACACAGGAATTTACCATAATATAATACCTGGATATCCAGATCATTTAGATGAATTAACACGCATACTCCTTGAAGCAAACATAGAAATTGGAAGAGATGAAAAACGTGTCACTTACTTTAATAAAAAAGTTAGAGAGCGTGAGTTAGTAATTAAAAAAATGATTGAAGAGGGAAAAACAGCTGAAGATTACACACGAATAACTGGTGAATGGGATGGTAACTTTAATCGCGTATTACTTGGAAAAACATATGAAATCTAGAGGTTTTTAATGACAACTATAAATAAGGTGGATTTCTTGGTGTTTTAATTGCAATTCTTTTTCAATGACTGGTTCATTCTTGTGTTTTTTTACTAGGTTATTATCAATTATAAATTTAAGCCCATTTTGTTTTTTCTGTATTTATATATGAAAGATTTACCATAATATAAATATGGAGAGTGATGCAATATGAGAGTTTACTTTATTTTGGTTAGTGTGAGTTTTTTAATTGTCCTAATAGGGATGCTACTAATTTTAGTTTGCATCTATTTTTATAATTTTGCAATTAAACGTAGTAAGAAGTCTGTATTTGATGACCTAATGAAAGAAGACGAATTACTAACCTCTCTTTTTAATAGTCTAGGTGAGCATAAAGAATGGCTTTATCAAAACGACCCAGATCGCATTACTATTCGTTCCTTTGATGACCTAAAACTATCTGCTAAGTTTCTAATGCATAAGAAAGAGAAAACAAATCGCATTGCAATTGTCGTTCATGGCTATGCTAGCTGTGGAGATGATTTATCTCAGGTTGCAAGACTCTTTTATTCAAGGTACGGATTCAATGTGCTGTTACCTGACTTAAGAGGACACGGGGATAGTGATGGGCATTATATAAGCTTTGGTTGTCATGATCGCCTTGATTTGCTAAGTTGGATTGAATATATCAATAATAAGTTCTCCAATGATACTGAAATTCTATTATTTGGTGTTTCGATGGGCGCGGCAACTGTGTCACTCGTCAGTGGTGAATCGTTGCCAAAAAATGTGAAATTGATTGTCTCGGATTGTGCATATTCTGGTGTCATTGATATATTGTCTTATCATCTTAGGAGAAGATTTCGTTTGCCAAGTTTTCCATTACTCAATTTAACGAGTTTTATATGTAAATTAAAGGCTAAATTCTCGTTTCATGAGGGTAATGTGTATGCACAAGTCAGTAAAAGTAAAACACCTATGCTTTTTGTTCATGGTAGTAACGATCAGTTTGTTCCTACAGATATGGTGTATAAATTATATGACAGTGCTAAAGTTGACAAGGAACTTGTGATTATTGATGGTGCTGGTCATTGTGTTTCTTATTTTAAAGATTCAAGGAAATATGAAGATGCAATTGAGCGTTTTATAAAAAAATACTTTAACAACAAAAGACTAACTGGTTAAGTGATACGGTTAGTCTTTTTTTAAAAGTTCCACTATTAGAGTCAGTAGTATTTGAATGGCTTTTAATAGGACTAGTATTTACTTGCAGCGCATCCATTTCTACTTTAATATTTTGCAAAGCATCCAAAAACAACAAAAAAATCACACGACAACCATATTCAATGAAAAAAATGGTATATTTGTGTGATTTTTCCAGGTATAATAATAAATTGTAAATTTATGGATAGAATAAGTGTATGATCGTTTATTTGTGATACCTACGTTTGAGAAAAGTTGTAGCAATATGTATATCGTTGTGTTCAACACTATATCCGTTGAATTGCTGACTAGATTCATTGCCTTTTCCTGTTATGACCACAAAATCATCCAAATCTGCCTCACTCAGTGCTTTTTCAATTGCAATTTTTCGGTCTGGAATAATTTCAACTTTACCGATATCATCGATACCAGAATAGATCGAATTAATAATGTCAAGCGGTTCCTCGGTTTTAGGGTCTTCACTCGTCAAAATGATTTTATCAGCATACTTTGATGTTACTTGCCCCATAATAGGACGCTTGGTTTTATCGCGATCGCCTGCACTACCAAAAACCACTGTCATCTTATTACGTTTTAATGGACTTATGTTGTTAAGCAATTTATCAAGTGAGTTTGGTGTATGAGCAAAGTCAACGATTACATTAAACGGTTGCCTCTCATCTAATATTTGCATGCGACCTTCTATAGAATTAATATAATTTAAAGCCGAAATTGCCTTCTTAAAATCAAACCCTAGCGAATAACAAGTAATGAGCGCAGCAACTGAATTTAATGCATTGAAGTCTCCAAATAAGTTTAAATTAATATCGTAAAAATTGCCAAATGGAGTATGTAAGTCGTATTTCGTTTGATACATTGAACTAGAAACATTGCTAATATAGAAATCAGCTTTCTTATTCATACCATATGTAAACACCTTTGCTTTACAATTTTGAATAATTTTCATAGCAATCTCTTCCTGATCAAAATTTATAATTGCAACATCATCTTCTTTTAACTGTTTGAAGAGCTTCATTTTTGAATTCAAGTAGTTATCAAAGGTCTTATGATGATCAAGATGTTCATGACTAATGTTAGTAAAAACTGCTATATTAAACTCAATGCCTTCTGCTCGGTAATAATCCAGACCTTGAGATGACACTTCCATTGATACATAGTTTACCTGTTCTTTTATCAGATCAGTTAGGTATTTATGCAAATGAATTGGTTTTGGTGTAGTGAGTTCAGTGGGTATTCGTTTATTTTTATAGTACAATCCGTTTGTACCAATATATGCGCAACTGGTGAATGTATCAATTAAATGTTTAATAATAAGTGATGTTGTTGTTTTACCATCAGTACCTGTCACACCAACCATATTAAGTTTACTTGTAGGATTGTTATTAAAGTTTCGACTTATTAAAGCCAGAGCCTTTCTTGTATTGTCGACAACTATATAAGGTATTTCGGTATCGAGTTTTTCTTCTGCTATAATTAAACTCGTTTTGTTGTGATCTAGCTGTTCGATTAAATGATGACCATCAAAAAACTTACCACGAATGCAAAAGAAACATGTGTGATTTAAGAGATCCCCTGTATTCTCAGTAATATGTTCTATTTCTATATTAGGATAGACATTAGGACTTTTATACTTAATGTGAACATCCTTTAGTAATTGACTAATTACCATACAAATACCTCCAAATTTGTCGATTTATATTACTTATTATACAAAATTGTCAAACTTTTAACAGTATTTAGCACTGAAAAATTTTGACAATTTTTTACTAGAATGGAAAAAGACCACCTAAAGTGGTCTTTTTTGCTAGTATTTATTGAGTTTTGTCGATTTTTACTTTTGAGATAAATTTAATATAAATTCCTCATCGGGGTCAATAAAAATCGTTTTTTGATGATCATAGGTGACAAATCCGGGTTTTGAACCTGCTATTTTCTTTACATTTTTAATTTTGGTATAGTCAATAGGAACACTAGATGACTGTTTACCTTTTGAATAGAATGCAGCAAGTTGTGCTGCAGTTCGTATCGTTGTTTCAGATAGTTCTTCAGTAGTTCTCACAATAACATGAGAACCGGGTATGTCTTTTGCATGCATCCACGTTTCATTTCGATTGGCAACTTTATGTGTTAAGTACTCGTTTTGAATGTTGTTTTTCCCTACTAAAATTTCAACGCCATCTTCATCGTAATAGGTTTCGTATTTTGGTTTAGCATTCTTTTTCTTTTTTCTGTATCGTCTTTTGAGATAGCCCTCATCCTCAAGTTCCTGTCTTATTTCCATTGCATCATTGATATTGGCTGACGCTATTTGCGCATAAAGTGTTTCAAAATAACGAATTTCTTGTTTCGTTAGTTCAATTTGCTCTAGAATATATTTAACAGAATTTTTAGCTTTCTGATATTTAGTGAAATATTTCTGAGCATTCTCAATTGGATCAAGCCTTGGGTCTAATGTAATATCAATGGTCTCAAGCGACGGAGAGTAGTAGTTTTCAAGTTGAACTTTTTTCTCACCCTTTTTGATCATGTATGCATTCGCTGTTAAAAGTTCACCGCTTAATTTAAATTCATCAGCCTTTTCGGAATGTTCTAAATCGCTATTTAAGTTTTCAATTTTATGAACATTTTTATCTAATTCATTTTTTATGAATCGTTCTAGGTCTTGTGTTTGTTGTTTAATGCGATCCTTCTTATCCTTACCATAAAAAACACGATCAAGTAATTTACTCAGCGTATCAAACAGTCTAGATTCGCCAGAGATTGATTTTAAATCGAATAAGTAATAGTAATCACGTTTTTCTGTAATCTTCATTGTAGGCTCTATTTTTAGCGTATCAAACAAGTCGTGAAAGCTATTATAAATTGCTTCATAATTCGGATACGTAGTATTAAACATAATTTCTCTTGCTAAAAGAGGCGAAACGCCCTCAAATGTTTTGACTAACTCACGACTTATATTATTCGTTGTATGGTCAATTCTTTTAAAATCGTCACGTGTCGCTTTGAATGGGTTAATTTTGTCTTGACTAGGTGGGAAAATATAGTTAGCTCCTGGTTGAAGGGTGCGATACGAGTTTAAGAATGGCGATATATGTTTAATACAATCGATGATCTTATTCGTGTCATTGTCGACTAATATAAAATTACTATGTTTACCCATAATTTCAATGATTACTTTTTTTATGACCTTGTCACCAATTTCATTTGTATGAAGTACTTCAATCATAATAATGCGGTCATTACCCTTTTGTGTGATTGATTTAATAATACCACCTTCTAAATGCTTTCTAAGTAGCATACAGAACATCGGTGGTTCTTTAGGATAAATATAATCTAAATTTGTAAGGTGAGTACGAGCGTAACTAGGATGTGTTGAAATTAATAATTTCTGTGTCACTCTATTTGCACGGATCACAAAAATAAGCTCATTATTTGATAACTGATAGATTTTATTTATTCGACCCGATGTGATACTAGAATCAATTTCGTCTACCAAGAAATGGGTAAATACACCATCGATTGCCATAGAACCAACTCATTTCATTTTAAATTTTATTTTTATGAGTAATATTTTAACATATTTTCCACACTATATACAAAGGCTTATACTTAAACAAGTGAAAAAATTTATCTTTTTATGGTAAAACTGTTAAAAAAATTTAAAAAAAATGATATGATTAGTAAATAAGTGAAATGCTTGTAAATAAACTAATTATAGTAGATCCAATAAAAGTACATGAAACACATTAAAAATAGCAAATCAGTTTTGAAGGGATGAACAATATGAAACTTAATGAAAGAGGATTACTGGTCGTAATATCAGGTCCTTCTGGAGTAGGAAAAGGTACTGTACGTAAGGCATTATTTAATATTGACAGACATAATCTAGAATATTCAGTATCGATGACTACACGTAGCCCTAGACTGGGTGAACAAGATGGCAAAGATTATTACTTTGTTTCTAAAGATGAATTTGAAAACCGGATTAAAGAAGGAAAGTTCTTAGAGTATGCCGAATTTGTTGGTAATTACTACGGGACTCCATTAGATAAAGTAGAGGAACGTTTAAATGTTGGTAAAGAGGTTGTTTTAGAAATAGAGGTTCAAGGAGCAATGCAAGTTCGCGAAAAAATGCCTGAAGCTGTATTTGTTTTTATTGCACCGCCTAGTCGAGATGCCTTAAGAGAGCGAATTACAGGTAGGGCAACAGAACCAGAAAAGATTATTAACCAACGAATGGATAAAGCAGATCGAGAATTTGATGTTGCACACAAGTATGATTATATTGTGGTGAATGACACAGTTGAAAATGCAGCGGATAAAATTATGGCAATTATACGTGCTGAGCACTCTAAAACAAAACGAACAATTCATAAATATATGAAAATGCTGGAGGTAGAATAATGCGTAACCCATCTATTGATCAATTATTAGAAAAAATCGATTCTAAGTATAAGTTAGCTTATGCTTCTGCAAAAAGAGCACGTCAATTATCTCAAGGACAAGAAGAATTAGTTGACAGACCATACTCACGAAAAGAAGTAGGAATCGCGTTAGAAGAAATTTTAGAAGATAAGTTAGATATCGAATTTGAAGAATAAGTTGTACTTAGTACCTTGACGCGTTTGTCAAGGTTTTTTTTATTGGTTTCACTCATTCTGTTTAGGTATTAACAACTTGACATTTAGGACAAGTTTCTTTACTATTTGACTATGTAAACGAAACGAATTACGTTATAATAAATAATATCATTAATAATTTTACATTTAAATCCTTTTTGGAAGGAGGTTATACTCATGATTGCACAGGTTGTTGTTGATGTTAAAAATAAAAATGTAAACCGCACCTTCGATTATGAAATTCCCGAAGAGTTAGAATCAATTGTTGAGAAGGGGATGCGTGTAATTGTACCATTTGCAAATCGATTAGTGATGGGGTATATCATAGATTTTATAGAGTCCTCTACCTTTAATCGATTAAAACAGGTTGAACAGGTTATTGATCTTGTTCCTTCAGTAAATGATGAATTACTAACACTAGCACATAAAATTTCAAAAGAGACAGCGAGTTTTTTAGTAAGTTGCATACAAGTAATGTTACCGACAGCAATTAAGGCAAGCTATCAAAAACGATTAATTAAAAATCAGGCACTAGAAGCTCATGAACTTGAAACCTATTTTAATGAAAAAGAAACAATTGACTATGAAACCGTAGAGGCTAATGATCTTTATAAAGTTAAAAAAGAAATACAAGCCGGAAATATCGAATTAAAATACGTTGTTAAAAATAAATTAAAAATTAAAAAAGAAAAATATGTTAAAATTAATGAATTGCAAGACCAAACAGTAGAAACCGTTACTGCTAAATTAAGTCGGTCGAAAAAGCAGCAAGAGGCGATGATTTATCTTTATCAAATAAAAGAACGAGGTTATACTGAATTATTAAAGAAGGATTTGCTTGACGCAGTTGACTTAGGTACTTCTTCATATAATGCACTCCTAAAGAAGGGGTACATTAGAGAAATTGAGAAAGAATCATACCGTGATCCATTCCGTAATGATGAAGTGACTGAACGAAAACGTGTAACATTAAATGCTGAACAACAAAATGTCGTTCGTTCAGTATTGGAGTCATCAATTAAAGATAAGCAAGAGACATTTTTACTACACGGAATTACCGGCTCAGGTAAGACAGAAGTTTATTTAAATATTATTAAGGAAGTCATTAGTAAAGGGAAGGAAGCAATTTTGCTCGTTCCTGAAATTTCCTTAACACCTCAGATTGTAAAACGTGTCCGTTCCTATTTTAATGACGAAGTAGCGGTCTTACATAGTGGTCTATCACAGGGGGAAAAGTATGATGAATGGCGTAAAATCCTCCGAAAAGAAGTCAAGGTAGTGGTTGGTGCTAGGTCTGCAATTTTTGCTCCTTTCACTAATATTGGAGTGATTATAATTGATGAAGAACACGAATCAAGTTATAAACAGAGTGACATGCCGAAATACCACGCTATTGAAGTAGCTAAATGGCGTGCTAACTTTCATAATTGTCCTGTAGTACTAGGAAGCGCCACGCCATCACTCGAGTCTCATGCAAGGGCAATTAAAGGGGTGTACAACCTATTAACCCTAACAAAGCGAGCTACTAATATGGATTTACCTAATACATCAGTTGTAGATATGACGAATGAATTTCAAAATGGAAATTTATCTATTTTTTCAGATGAACTAAAGGATGCTATAACAGAGAAGTTAAATAAAAAAGAACAAATCATTTTATTATTAAATCGTCGTGGGTACTCGAACTTTGTTATGTGTAGAAACTGTGGCGAGACAGTAATGTGTAAAAATTGTGATTTATCACTAACTTACCATAAACGCGGTGACCTTCTCAAGTGTCACTATTGTGGGTATGAACGCTACTTGGTTAAAGAATGTCCGAGTTGTAAGAGTACACATATAAGGCAGTTTGGTATAGGAACACAGAAGGTTGAAGAAGAATTATTAACGCTTTGGCCTGATGCTAATGTTATTCGTATGGATAATGATACGACACGAAAGAAAGGTGATCATAAACGATTGCTTGATCGGTTTGGGAATCAGGAAGCTGATATTCTACTTGGTACACAAATGATTGCTAAAGGGCTTGACTTTTTAAATGTTACCCTTGTTGGAGTCTTATCAGCCGATACAACGCTAAAGCTTCCTGATTTTCGTTCTAGTGAAAAGACATTTCAGTTAATTACTCAGGTAGCAGGACGGGCAGGGCGTCACAAAAAGAAAGGTGAAGTTATTATACAGACATACAACCCTAAGCACTATGCGATTCACTTAGCTTCAAAACAAGATTATGACTCATTCTTTATGAAGGAAATGTCTGTCCGTAAGATTGGAAAGTATTCACCCTATTATTTCTTAGCTCAAGTCCAGGTCTCACATTTTGACTATAATAAAATGATGAAGGATGTACATAAAATTGCCTCACTCATTCGTTCAAATCTCTCAGATCAAGCTATTACATTAGGACCAGTTGTATCGCAAATCTCACGGATTAACAATCGTTATTACTCTCAAGTAATTATAAAGTATAAAAGAGAGCCAAACTTATCACCTATGCTTGAACGACTACTTGAAGAATACAATACAGGTGGAGTAAACGTTATAATTGATATGTATCCAACATTCTTAATGTGATAAACTAAGATAAATTAAATAGAACAAAGAATCATCATTTTGGTTCAGAAATTAATCAGAAGTTTATAAGATTATTATCTATATAAACATCAATGAAGGAGGAACATAATTAATGAGAGTTGTTTTTATGGGAACACCAGATTTTTCGGTCCCAATTTTAAAGGGATTAATTGATAGCGAGTACAAAGTAGTGGGGGTTGTAACGCAGCCAGACCGTAAAGTCGGCCGCAAACGTATTCTAACACCGCCTCCGGTTAAACAGTTAGCAACAGAATATAATCTTGAAGTTTTCCAACCTGAGA
This genomic window contains:
- a CDS encoding ABC transporter ATP-binding protein; protein product: MFTEDIRKKQFEDFQKNYHEYKNRPFKMLLFLYKGHFGKLLGSLIFYIIKSSPLWIIPLITANVINFATNASENTLDDLWFNAVILIVVLAQNIPMHIFYIKFISNAIRDVEANLRSTLVRKLQILSISYHKELKSGKLQSKVLRDVEAIEMLSKHMMMSLIPAILSGGIAIGIVIHKSSTVALFFLFTVPLSALLITFFRKHIRKTNRQFRQEIEVMSGKVSEMVQMIPITRAHALEEEEITKIDRQLEQVKNRGLKLDLMSAYFGSSSWVTFQLSQAVCLIFTGYLAYKGQIKVGDIAMYQGFFGQIIGQVAAIINIYPQLAKGFESMNSISEVVLADDVEDNQGKQIIRSVEGSFEFCNVNFSYNESEEHAIKDFDLNVKKGEVIALVGESGAGKSTILNLIIGYNRPTNGQIRIDGQDMANIDLRTYRKYMSVVPQNTILFSGTIRDNITYGLGNVSDAQINSIIQMANLTEFIDSLPEGLDTLVSEQGGNLSGGQKQRIAIARALIRDPRIIILDEATSALDNVSEFKVQKAMEELVKGRTTFIVAHRLSTIRHADRIVVMKDGELIEIGNYKELLDQRGEFFKLHNIHNMNNKLD
- a CDS encoding PHP domain-containing protein, whose amino-acid sequence is MKIDLHLHCKERSGCSIATEIEQIEAAIGYGLDGIVITDHDKLVPKEHLKELNDKYAPFKVFGGVEVTTVPNGDHVLVIGVTDDALETEEWTYERLYKFVKTHNGFIALCHPYRYGNTVNIDIATFVPDAIEIHSTNIGVDDTPRIETLAKRLGCKLIANSDSHHTKDTGIYHNIIPGYPDHLDELTRILLEANIEIGRDEKRVTYFNKKVRERELVIKKMIEEGKTAEDYTRITGEWDGNFNRVLLGKTYEI
- a CDS encoding alpha/beta hydrolase: MRVYFILVSVSFLIVLIGMLLILVCIYFYNFAIKRSKKSVFDDLMKEDELLTSLFNSLGEHKEWLYQNDPDRITIRSFDDLKLSAKFLMHKKEKTNRIAIVVHGYASCGDDLSQVARLFYSRYGFNVLLPDLRGHGDSDGHYISFGCHDRLDLLSWIEYINNKFSNDTEILLFGVSMGAATVSLVSGESLPKNVKLIVSDCAYSGVIDILSYHLRRRFRLPSFPLLNLTSFICKLKAKFSFHEGNVYAQVSKSKTPMLFVHGSNDQFVPTDMVYKLYDSAKVDKELVIIDGAGHCVSYFKDSRKYEDAIERFIKKYFNNKRLTG
- a CDS encoding UDP-N-acetylmuramoyl-L-alanyl-D-glutamate--2,6-diaminopimelate ligase — its product is MVISQLLKDVHIKYKSPNVYPNIEIEHITENTGDLLNHTCFFCIRGKFFDGHHLIEQLDHNKTSLIIAEEKLDTEIPYIVVDNTRKALALISRNFNNNPTSKLNMVGVTGTDGKTTTSLIIKHLIDTFTSCAYIGTNGLYYKNKRIPTELTTPKPIHLHKYLTDLIKEQVNYVSMEVSSQGLDYYRAEGIEFNIAVFTNISHEHLDHHKTFDNYLNSKMKLFKQLKEDDVAIINFDQEEIAMKIIQNCKAKVFTYGMNKKADFYISNVSSSMYQTKYDLHTPFGNFYDINLNLFGDFNALNSVAALITCYSLGFDFKKAISALNYINSIEGRMQILDERQPFNVIVDFAHTPNSLDKLLNNISPLKRNKMTVVFGSAGDRDKTKRPIMGQVTSKYADKIILTSEDPKTEEPLDIINSIYSGIDDIGKVEIIPDRKIAIEKALSEADLDDFVVITGKGNESSQQFNGYSVEHNDIHIATTFLKRRYHK
- a CDS encoding Rqc2 family fibronectin-binding protein; the encoded protein is MAIDGVFTHFLVDEIDSSITSGRINKIYQLSNNELIFVIRANRVTQKLLISTHPSYARTHLTNLDYIYPKEPPMFCMLLRKHLEGGIIKSITQKGNDRIIMIEVLHTNEIGDKVIKKVIIEIMGKHSNFILVDNDTNKIIDCIKHISPFLNSYRTLQPGANYIFPPSQDKINPFKATRDDFKRIDHTTNNISRELVKTFEGVSPLLAREIMFNTTYPNYEAIYNSFHDLFDTLKIEPTMKITEKRDYYYLFDLKSISGESRLFDTLSKLLDRVFYGKDKKDRIKQQTQDLERFIKNELDKNVHKIENLNSDLEHSEKADEFKLSGELLTANAYMIKKGEKKVQLENYYSPSLETIDITLDPRLDPIENAQKYFTKYQKAKNSVKYILEQIELTKQEIRYFETLYAQIASANINDAMEIRQELEDEGYLKRRYRKKKKNAKPKYETYYDEDGVEILVGKNNIQNEYLTHKVANRNETWMHAKDIPGSHVIVRTTEELSETTIRTAAQLAAFYSKGKQSSSVPIDYTKIKNVKKIAGSKPGFVTYDHQKTIFIDPDEEFILNLSQK
- the gmk gene encoding guanylate kinase, producing the protein MKLNERGLLVVISGPSGVGKGTVRKALFNIDRHNLEYSVSMTTRSPRLGEQDGKDYYFVSKDEFENRIKEGKFLEYAEFVGNYYGTPLDKVEERLNVGKEVVLEIEVQGAMQVREKMPEAVFVFIAPPSRDALRERITGRATEPEKIINQRMDKADREFDVAHKYDYIVVNDTVENAADKIMAIIRAEHSKTKRTIHKYMKMLEVE
- the rpoZ gene encoding DNA-directed RNA polymerase subunit omega, whose product is MRNPSIDQLLEKIDSKYKLAYASAKRARQLSQGQEELVDRPYSRKEVGIALEEILEDKLDIEFEE
- the priA gene encoding primosomal protein N'; this encodes MIAQVVVDVKNKNVNRTFDYEIPEELESIVEKGMRVIVPFANRLVMGYIIDFIESSTFNRLKQVEQVIDLVPSVNDELLTLAHKISKETASFLVSCIQVMLPTAIKASYQKRLIKNQALEAHELETYFNEKETIDYETVEANDLYKVKKEIQAGNIELKYVVKNKLKIKKEKYVKINELQDQTVETVTAKLSRSKKQQEAMIYLYQIKERGYTELLKKDLLDAVDLGTSSYNALLKKGYIREIEKESYRDPFRNDEVTERKRVTLNAEQQNVVRSVLESSIKDKQETFLLHGITGSGKTEVYLNIIKEVISKGKEAILLVPEISLTPQIVKRVRSYFNDEVAVLHSGLSQGEKYDEWRKILRKEVKVVVGARSAIFAPFTNIGVIIIDEEHESSYKQSDMPKYHAIEVAKWRANFHNCPVVLGSATPSLESHARAIKGVYNLLTLTKRATNMDLPNTSVVDMTNEFQNGNLSIFSDELKDAITEKLNKKEQIILLLNRRGYSNFVMCRNCGETVMCKNCDLSLTYHKRGDLLKCHYCGYERYLVKECPSCKSTHIRQFGIGTQKVEEELLTLWPDANVIRMDNDTTRKKGDHKRLLDRFGNQEADILLGTQMIAKGLDFLNVTLVGVLSADTTLKLPDFRSSEKTFQLITQVAGRAGRHKKKGEVIIQTYNPKHYAIHLASKQDYDSFFMKEMSVRKIGKYSPYYFLAQVQVSHFDYNKMMKDVHKIASLIRSNLSDQAITLGPVVSQISRINNRYYSQVIIKYKREPNLSPMLERLLEEYNTGGVNVIIDMYPTFLM